The following coding sequences are from one Oncorhynchus kisutch isolate 150728-3 linkage group LG23, Okis_V2, whole genome shotgun sequence window:
- the rapgef1b gene encoding rap guanine nucleotide exchange factor 1b isoform X5, which yields MSGKIESKQDSQRSHLSSFTMKLMDKFHSPKIKRTPSKKGKQLQVEPVVKSQEKPVNKKVSRLEEQEKEVVSALRYFKTIVDKMVVEKKVLEMLPGSASKVLEAILPLVQVEARITHNSAVSSCHNRVYQSLANLIRWSDHVMLDGINLDDKDNVVAVTTVIKAVLDGVKELVKLTIEKQEQPSPTTPNRPPPPPITTPESRSELPLTEREREILSKTPLTEAVTDVAEEDVAPPKPPLPGLKMDALSPPPALPPKKRQSASSPTRVAVVATMSRGSSLPCSVHSQQQDYEQEFLQRRFSGGSQSYGCDSQRLSPYSSMGKLSRSEEQLCSMEQDSGQCSRNTSCETLDNTESYDPDYDFLHQDLAVFTGDTHLPSTATPSGVMSLSPLPESHSECSSPVPPHAQFRSPPAPHHQQPHPPQSEYWTPQPGSHIIPLQLSRISAPPALPQKKRRSSQVSPYQDGCGSSGGPLNERSPSQYENLSEEELLHPTPPFPLFTPNSPMPQSNGGVFVTQYLASENADLPSSPPPLPEKRNKHVLAYMQFVEDYSEPQPSVFYQTPQNESIYEQRNKRFQDVYGLNDSFSSTDSVHEPLPIPLFPPPALPPKKRQLSVDEGGEGEYVNLYSSSQANGELELPPCLRPIAADDVIQDPAPQMHSSNSKEALDKDSRRQKSTDSVQSDEEEVDELSLIDHKEIMSRITLKQENDDGPDVRAGSGDILLVHATETDRKDLVLYCEVFLTTYRTFISPEDLIKKLHYRYTRFCHSPDTFKKRVSKNTFFVLVRLVDELCLVELTEDILKQLMDLVFRLVCNGELSLARVLRKNILDKVEQKKLLRCTNSLKPLAARGVSARPGTLHDFRSHEIADQLTLLDAELFYNIEIPEVLLWAKEQNEEKSPNLTQFTEHFNNMSYWVRSLIIQQEKGQDREKLLLKFIKIMKHLRKLNNFNSYLAILSALDSAPIRRLEWQKQTSEGLEEYCTLIDSSSSFRVYRAALADVEPPCIPYLGLILQDLTFVHLGNPDLIDGKVNFSKRWQQFNILDSMRRFQQVHYELKRNDDIVCFFNDFSDHLAEEALWELSLKIKPRNITRRRTEREEKT from the exons agaaggaggTGGTGAGCGCACTGCGCTACTTCAAGACCATCGTGGACAAGATGGTGGTGGAGAAGAAGGTGCTGGAGATGCTGCCTGGCTCGGCCAGCAAGGTGCTGGAGGCTATTCTACCTCTGGTGCAGGTGGAGGCCCGGATAACACACAA tTCGGCTGTGTCGTCGTGTCACAACCGGGTGTACCAGAGCCTTGCCAACCTGATCCGCTGGTCCGACCACGTCATGCTGGACGGCATCAACCTTGATGACAAGGACAACGTGGTCGCGGTCACGACAGTCATCAAAGCCGTTCTGGATGGGGTCAAG GAGCTGGTCAAACTCACCATAGAGAAACAGGAGCAACCCTCCCCCACCACACCCAAcagacccccaccaccacctatCACTACACCAGAGAG CAGGTCAGAGTTGCCACTGACAGAACGGGAGAGGGAGATCCTGAGTAAGACCCCGCTCACCGAGGCTGTGACGGACGTGGCAGAGGAGGACGTAGCTCCGCCCAAACCCCCCCTCCCTGGCCTGAAAATGGATGCGCTCAG ccctccTCCAGCTTTGCCCCCAAAGAAGCGTCAGTCGGCCTCGTCGCCCACCCGTGTGGCAGTGGTGGCCACCATGAGCCGCGGCTCCAGCCTGCCCTGCAGCGTCCACAGTCAG caGCAGGACTATGAGCAGGAGTTCCTCCAGAGGCGTTTCTCAGGGGGCAGCCAGTCGTATGGGTGCGACTCTCAGCGCCTCTCGCCCTACAGCAGCATGGGGAAGCTCAGCAGGTCTGAAGAGCAGCTCTGCTCCATggaacaggacagtggacagtgcTCCAGAAATACTAGCTGTGAGACACTGG ACAACACAGAGAGTTACGACCCCGACTATGACTTCCTCCACCAGGACCTCGCTGTCTTCACAGGGGACACCCACCTGCCCTCCACTGCCACCCCCTCAGGGGTCATGTCCCTGTCCCCCCTCCCCGAGTCCCACAGTGAGTGCTCCTCCCCCGTGCCTCCTCACGCCCAGTTCAGGTCACCACCCGCCCCACACCACCAACAACCCCACCCACCCCAGTCCGAGTACTGGACCCCCCAGCCCGGTTCCCACATCATCCCCTTGCAACTATCCCGCATCAGTGCTCCTCCAGCATTACCCCAGAAGAAGCGGCGCAGCTCCCAGGTTTCACCTTATCAGGACGGGTGTGGCTCCTCGGGGGGACCCCTCAACGAGAGGTCCCCTTCCCAATACGAAAACCTGTCGGAGGAGGAGCTGCTGCACCCCACGCCACCCTTTCCCCTCTTCACTCCCAACTCGCCCATGCCCCAGAGCAACGGGGGGGTGTTCGTGACCCAGTACCTGGCTAGCGAGAACGCCGACCTGCCCTCTAGTCCACCGCCACTGCCTGAGAAGAGGAATAAGCACG TCCTGGCGTACATGCAGTTTGTGGAGGACTACTCAGAGCCCCAGCCATCAGTGTTCTACCAGACCCCACAGAATGAGAGCATCTATGAGCAGAGGAACAAACGCTTCCAGGACGTCTATGGCCTCAACGACTCCTTCAGCAGCACCGACTCGGTCCACGAGCCCCTTCCCATACCCCTCTTCCCGCCCCCCGCCCTGCCCCCCAAGAAGAGGCagctg AGTGTCGACGAGGGTGGCGAGGGCGAGTACGTCAACCTGTACTCATCCAGCCAGGCCAATGGGGAGCTGGAGCTGCCTCCCTGCCTCAGA CCAATCGCTGCTGACGATGTCATTCAAGACCCCGCCCCACAAATGCACTCCTCCAATAGCAAGGAGGCTCTGGACAAGGACAG CAGGAGGCAGAAGTCGACAGACTCGGTCCAGAGCGATGAGGAGGAAGTGGATGAGCTCTCTCTCATCGACCACAAAGAGATCATGTCCCGGATAACACTCAAACAGGAG aatGACGATGGACCTGATGTGCGTGCTGGATCAGGGGATATTCTGTTAGTCCACGCCACAGAGACAGACCGCAAAG ATCTGGTGTTGTACTGTGAGGTCTTCCTGACCACATACAGGACCTTCATCAGCCCAGAGGACCTCATTAAGAAGCTCCACTACAG ATACACCAGGTTCTGTCACAGTCCAGACACGTTTAAGAAGCGGGTCAGCAAGAACACCTTCTTTGTGCTCGTTAGACTGGTGGACGAACTGTG TCTGGTGGAGTTAACAGAGGACATCCTGAAGCAGCTGATGGACCTGGTGTTCAGGCTGGTGTGTAACGGCGAGCTGAGCCTGGCCCGCGTGCTCCGCAAGAACATCCTGGACAAG GTGGAGCAGAAGAAGCTGCTGCGCTGCACCAACTCCCTCAAGCCGCTGGCCGCCCGGGGCGTGTCCGCCAG GCCCGGAACGCTGCATGACTTCCGCAGCCATGAAATCGCAGATCAGCTCACGCTCCTGGATGCAGAACTTTTCTACAACATCGAG atTCCTGAGGTGTTGCTTTGGGCCAAGGAACAGAACGAGGAAAAGAGTCCCAATCTGACTCAGTTCACAGAGCACTTTAACAATATGAGCTACTG GGTGCGCTCTCTAATCATTCAGCAGGAGAAAGGCCAGGACAGAGAGAAGCTGCTCCTCAAGTTCATTAAGATCATGAAG CACTTAAGAAAGTTGAACAATTTCAACTCGTACTTGGCAATACTGTCTGCCCTGGACTCAGCCCCCATCCGCAGACTGGAGTGGCAGAAACAGACATCAGAG GGATTGGAGGAATACTGCACTTTGATTGACAGCTCGTCGTCTTTCCGAGTGTACCGGGCGGCTCTGGCCGACGTGGAGCCTCCATGCATCCCATACCT cGGTCTAATCCTGCAGGACCTGACCTTCGTCCACCTGGGGAACCCTGATCTCATCGATGGGAAGGTCAACTTCTCTAAGCGCTGGCAGCAGTTCAACATCCTGGACAGCATGAGGCGCTTCCAGCAAGT GCATTATGAGCTGAAGCGCAACGACGACATTGTGTGCTTCTTCAACGACTTCAGCGACCACCTGGCCGAGGAGGCGCTGTGGGAGCTCTCACTGAAGATCAAGCCTCGAAACATCACCCGGAGGCGGACAGAGCGAGAAGAGAAGACCTAG
- the rapgef1b gene encoding rap guanine nucleotide exchange factor 1b isoform X6, with amino-acid sequence MSGKIESKQDSQRSHLSSFTMKLMDKFHSPKIKRTPSKKGKQLQVEPVVKSQEKPVNKKVSRLEEQEKEVVSALRYFKTIVDKMVVEKKVLEMLPGSASKVLEAILPLVQVEARITHNSAVSSCHNRVYQSLANLIRWSDHVMLDGINLDDKDNVVAVTTVIKAVLDGVKELVKLTIEKQEQPSPTTPNRPPPPPITTPERSELPLTEREREILSKTPLTEAVTDVAEEDVAPPKPPLPGLKMDALSPPPALPPKKRQSASSPTRVAVVATMSRGSSLPCSVHSQQQDYEQEFLQRRFSGGSQSYGCDSQRLSPYSSMGKLSRSEEQLCSMEQDSGQCSRNTSCETLDNTESYDPDYDFLHQDLAVFTGDTHLPSTATPSGVMSLSPLPESHSECSSPVPPHAQFRSPPAPHHQQPHPPQSEYWTPQPGSHIIPLQLSRISAPPALPQKKRRSSQVSPYQDGCGSSGGPLNERSPSQYENLSEEELLHPTPPFPLFTPNSPMPQSNGGVFVTQYLASENADLPSSPPPLPEKRNKHVLAYMQFVEDYSEPQPSVFYQTPQNESIYEQRNKRFQDVYGLNDSFSSTDSVHEPLPIPLFPPPALPPKKRQLSVDEGGEGEYVNLYSSSQANGELELPPCLRPIAADDVIQDPAPQMHSSNSKEALDKDSRRQKSTDSVQSDEEEVDELSLIDHKEIMSRITLKQENDDGPDVRAGSGDILLVHATETDRKDLVLYCEVFLTTYRTFISPEDLIKKLHYRYTRFCHSPDTFKKRVSKNTFFVLVRLVDELCLVELTEDILKQLMDLVFRLVCNGELSLARVLRKNILDKVEQKKLLRCTNSLKPLAARGVSARPGTLHDFRSHEIADQLTLLDAELFYNIEIPEVLLWAKEQNEEKSPNLTQFTEHFNNMSYWVRSLIIQQEKGQDREKLLLKFIKIMKHLRKLNNFNSYLAILSALDSAPIRRLEWQKQTSEGLEEYCTLIDSSSSFRVYRAALADVEPPCIPYLGLILQDLTFVHLGNPDLIDGKVNFSKRWQQFNILDSMRRFQQVHYELKRNDDIVCFFNDFSDHLAEEALWELSLKIKPRNITRRRTEREEKT; translated from the exons agaaggaggTGGTGAGCGCACTGCGCTACTTCAAGACCATCGTGGACAAGATGGTGGTGGAGAAGAAGGTGCTGGAGATGCTGCCTGGCTCGGCCAGCAAGGTGCTGGAGGCTATTCTACCTCTGGTGCAGGTGGAGGCCCGGATAACACACAA tTCGGCTGTGTCGTCGTGTCACAACCGGGTGTACCAGAGCCTTGCCAACCTGATCCGCTGGTCCGACCACGTCATGCTGGACGGCATCAACCTTGATGACAAGGACAACGTGGTCGCGGTCACGACAGTCATCAAAGCCGTTCTGGATGGGGTCAAG GAGCTGGTCAAACTCACCATAGAGAAACAGGAGCAACCCTCCCCCACCACACCCAAcagacccccaccaccacctatCACTACACCAGAGAG GTCAGAGTTGCCACTGACAGAACGGGAGAGGGAGATCCTGAGTAAGACCCCGCTCACCGAGGCTGTGACGGACGTGGCAGAGGAGGACGTAGCTCCGCCCAAACCCCCCCTCCCTGGCCTGAAAATGGATGCGCTCAG ccctccTCCAGCTTTGCCCCCAAAGAAGCGTCAGTCGGCCTCGTCGCCCACCCGTGTGGCAGTGGTGGCCACCATGAGCCGCGGCTCCAGCCTGCCCTGCAGCGTCCACAGTCAG caGCAGGACTATGAGCAGGAGTTCCTCCAGAGGCGTTTCTCAGGGGGCAGCCAGTCGTATGGGTGCGACTCTCAGCGCCTCTCGCCCTACAGCAGCATGGGGAAGCTCAGCAGGTCTGAAGAGCAGCTCTGCTCCATggaacaggacagtggacagtgcTCCAGAAATACTAGCTGTGAGACACTGG ACAACACAGAGAGTTACGACCCCGACTATGACTTCCTCCACCAGGACCTCGCTGTCTTCACAGGGGACACCCACCTGCCCTCCACTGCCACCCCCTCAGGGGTCATGTCCCTGTCCCCCCTCCCCGAGTCCCACAGTGAGTGCTCCTCCCCCGTGCCTCCTCACGCCCAGTTCAGGTCACCACCCGCCCCACACCACCAACAACCCCACCCACCCCAGTCCGAGTACTGGACCCCCCAGCCCGGTTCCCACATCATCCCCTTGCAACTATCCCGCATCAGTGCTCCTCCAGCATTACCCCAGAAGAAGCGGCGCAGCTCCCAGGTTTCACCTTATCAGGACGGGTGTGGCTCCTCGGGGGGACCCCTCAACGAGAGGTCCCCTTCCCAATACGAAAACCTGTCGGAGGAGGAGCTGCTGCACCCCACGCCACCCTTTCCCCTCTTCACTCCCAACTCGCCCATGCCCCAGAGCAACGGGGGGGTGTTCGTGACCCAGTACCTGGCTAGCGAGAACGCCGACCTGCCCTCTAGTCCACCGCCACTGCCTGAGAAGAGGAATAAGCACG TCCTGGCGTACATGCAGTTTGTGGAGGACTACTCAGAGCCCCAGCCATCAGTGTTCTACCAGACCCCACAGAATGAGAGCATCTATGAGCAGAGGAACAAACGCTTCCAGGACGTCTATGGCCTCAACGACTCCTTCAGCAGCACCGACTCGGTCCACGAGCCCCTTCCCATACCCCTCTTCCCGCCCCCCGCCCTGCCCCCCAAGAAGAGGCagctg AGTGTCGACGAGGGTGGCGAGGGCGAGTACGTCAACCTGTACTCATCCAGCCAGGCCAATGGGGAGCTGGAGCTGCCTCCCTGCCTCAGA CCAATCGCTGCTGACGATGTCATTCAAGACCCCGCCCCACAAATGCACTCCTCCAATAGCAAGGAGGCTCTGGACAAGGACAG CAGGAGGCAGAAGTCGACAGACTCGGTCCAGAGCGATGAGGAGGAAGTGGATGAGCTCTCTCTCATCGACCACAAAGAGATCATGTCCCGGATAACACTCAAACAGGAG aatGACGATGGACCTGATGTGCGTGCTGGATCAGGGGATATTCTGTTAGTCCACGCCACAGAGACAGACCGCAAAG ATCTGGTGTTGTACTGTGAGGTCTTCCTGACCACATACAGGACCTTCATCAGCCCAGAGGACCTCATTAAGAAGCTCCACTACAG ATACACCAGGTTCTGTCACAGTCCAGACACGTTTAAGAAGCGGGTCAGCAAGAACACCTTCTTTGTGCTCGTTAGACTGGTGGACGAACTGTG TCTGGTGGAGTTAACAGAGGACATCCTGAAGCAGCTGATGGACCTGGTGTTCAGGCTGGTGTGTAACGGCGAGCTGAGCCTGGCCCGCGTGCTCCGCAAGAACATCCTGGACAAG GTGGAGCAGAAGAAGCTGCTGCGCTGCACCAACTCCCTCAAGCCGCTGGCCGCCCGGGGCGTGTCCGCCAG GCCCGGAACGCTGCATGACTTCCGCAGCCATGAAATCGCAGATCAGCTCACGCTCCTGGATGCAGAACTTTTCTACAACATCGAG atTCCTGAGGTGTTGCTTTGGGCCAAGGAACAGAACGAGGAAAAGAGTCCCAATCTGACTCAGTTCACAGAGCACTTTAACAATATGAGCTACTG GGTGCGCTCTCTAATCATTCAGCAGGAGAAAGGCCAGGACAGAGAGAAGCTGCTCCTCAAGTTCATTAAGATCATGAAG CACTTAAGAAAGTTGAACAATTTCAACTCGTACTTGGCAATACTGTCTGCCCTGGACTCAGCCCCCATCCGCAGACTGGAGTGGCAGAAACAGACATCAGAG GGATTGGAGGAATACTGCACTTTGATTGACAGCTCGTCGTCTTTCCGAGTGTACCGGGCGGCTCTGGCCGACGTGGAGCCTCCATGCATCCCATACCT cGGTCTAATCCTGCAGGACCTGACCTTCGTCCACCTGGGGAACCCTGATCTCATCGATGGGAAGGTCAACTTCTCTAAGCGCTGGCAGCAGTTCAACATCCTGGACAGCATGAGGCGCTTCCAGCAAGT GCATTATGAGCTGAAGCGCAACGACGACATTGTGTGCTTCTTCAACGACTTCAGCGACCACCTGGCCGAGGAGGCGCTGTGGGAGCTCTCACTGAAGATCAAGCCTCGAAACATCACCCGGAGGCGGACAGAGCGAGAAGAGAAGACCTAG
- the rapgef1b gene encoding rap guanine nucleotide exchange factor 1b isoform X4 — MSGKIESKQDSQRSHLSSFTMKLMDKFHSPKIKRTPSKKGKQLQVEPVVKSQEKPVNKKVSRLEEQEKEVVSALRYFKTIVDKMVVEKKVLEMLPGSASKVLEAILPLVQVEARITHNSAVSSCHNRVYQSLANLIRWSDHVMLDGINLDDKDNVVAVTTVIKAVLDGVKELVKLTIEKQEQPSPTTPNRPPPPPITTPESRSELPLTEREREILSKTPLTEAVTDVAEEDVAPPKPPLPGLKMDALRAHLATGPTFAGQRRSTKTDTPPPALPPKKRQSASSPTRVAVVATMSRGSSLPCSVHSQQDYEQEFLQRRFSGGSQSYGCDSQRLSPYSSMGKLSRSEEQLCSMEQDSGQCSRNTSCETLDNTESYDPDYDFLHQDLAVFTGDTHLPSTATPSGVMSLSPLPESHSECSSPVPPHAQFRSPPAPHHQQPHPPQSEYWTPQPGSHIIPLQLSRISAPPALPQKKRRSSQVSPYQDGCGSSGGPLNERSPSQYENLSEEELLHPTPPFPLFTPNSPMPQSNGGVFVTQYLASENADLPSSPPPLPEKRNKHVLAYMQFVEDYSEPQPSVFYQTPQNESIYEQRNKRFQDVYGLNDSFSSTDSVHEPLPIPLFPPPALPPKKRQLSVDEGGEGEYVNLYSSSQANGELELPPCLRPIAADDVIQDPAPQMHSSNSKEALDKDSRRQKSTDSVQSDEEEVDELSLIDHKEIMSRITLKQENDDGPDVRAGSGDILLVHATETDRKDLVLYCEVFLTTYRTFISPEDLIKKLHYRYTRFCHSPDTFKKRVSKNTFFVLVRLVDELCLVELTEDILKQLMDLVFRLVCNGELSLARVLRKNILDKVEQKKLLRCTNSLKPLAARGVSARPGTLHDFRSHEIADQLTLLDAELFYNIEIPEVLLWAKEQNEEKSPNLTQFTEHFNNMSYWVRSLIIQQEKGQDREKLLLKFIKIMKHLRKLNNFNSYLAILSALDSAPIRRLEWQKQTSEGLEEYCTLIDSSSSFRVYRAALADVEPPCIPYLGLILQDLTFVHLGNPDLIDGKVNFSKRWQQFNILDSMRRFQQVHYELKRNDDIVCFFNDFSDHLAEEALWELSLKIKPRNITRRRTEREEKT, encoded by the exons agaaggaggTGGTGAGCGCACTGCGCTACTTCAAGACCATCGTGGACAAGATGGTGGTGGAGAAGAAGGTGCTGGAGATGCTGCCTGGCTCGGCCAGCAAGGTGCTGGAGGCTATTCTACCTCTGGTGCAGGTGGAGGCCCGGATAACACACAA tTCGGCTGTGTCGTCGTGTCACAACCGGGTGTACCAGAGCCTTGCCAACCTGATCCGCTGGTCCGACCACGTCATGCTGGACGGCATCAACCTTGATGACAAGGACAACGTGGTCGCGGTCACGACAGTCATCAAAGCCGTTCTGGATGGGGTCAAG GAGCTGGTCAAACTCACCATAGAGAAACAGGAGCAACCCTCCCCCACCACACCCAAcagacccccaccaccacctatCACTACACCAGAGAG CAGGTCAGAGTTGCCACTGACAGAACGGGAGAGGGAGATCCTGAGTAAGACCCCGCTCACCGAGGCTGTGACGGACGTGGCAGAGGAGGACGTAGCTCCGCCCAAACCCCCCCTCCCTGGCCTGAAAATGGATGCGCTCAG AGCACACTTGGCTACTGGCCCCACTTTCGCTGGCCAACGGAGATCCACAAAGACTGACAC ccctccTCCAGCTTTGCCCCCAAAGAAGCGTCAGTCGGCCTCGTCGCCCACCCGTGTGGCAGTGGTGGCCACCATGAGCCGCGGCTCCAGCCTGCCCTGCAGCGTCCACAGTCAG CAGGACTATGAGCAGGAGTTCCTCCAGAGGCGTTTCTCAGGGGGCAGCCAGTCGTATGGGTGCGACTCTCAGCGCCTCTCGCCCTACAGCAGCATGGGGAAGCTCAGCAGGTCTGAAGAGCAGCTCTGCTCCATggaacaggacagtggacagtgcTCCAGAAATACTAGCTGTGAGACACTGG ACAACACAGAGAGTTACGACCCCGACTATGACTTCCTCCACCAGGACCTCGCTGTCTTCACAGGGGACACCCACCTGCCCTCCACTGCCACCCCCTCAGGGGTCATGTCCCTGTCCCCCCTCCCCGAGTCCCACAGTGAGTGCTCCTCCCCCGTGCCTCCTCACGCCCAGTTCAGGTCACCACCCGCCCCACACCACCAACAACCCCACCCACCCCAGTCCGAGTACTGGACCCCCCAGCCCGGTTCCCACATCATCCCCTTGCAACTATCCCGCATCAGTGCTCCTCCAGCATTACCCCAGAAGAAGCGGCGCAGCTCCCAGGTTTCACCTTATCAGGACGGGTGTGGCTCCTCGGGGGGACCCCTCAACGAGAGGTCCCCTTCCCAATACGAAAACCTGTCGGAGGAGGAGCTGCTGCACCCCACGCCACCCTTTCCCCTCTTCACTCCCAACTCGCCCATGCCCCAGAGCAACGGGGGGGTGTTCGTGACCCAGTACCTGGCTAGCGAGAACGCCGACCTGCCCTCTAGTCCACCGCCACTGCCTGAGAAGAGGAATAAGCACG TCCTGGCGTACATGCAGTTTGTGGAGGACTACTCAGAGCCCCAGCCATCAGTGTTCTACCAGACCCCACAGAATGAGAGCATCTATGAGCAGAGGAACAAACGCTTCCAGGACGTCTATGGCCTCAACGACTCCTTCAGCAGCACCGACTCGGTCCACGAGCCCCTTCCCATACCCCTCTTCCCGCCCCCCGCCCTGCCCCCCAAGAAGAGGCagctg AGTGTCGACGAGGGTGGCGAGGGCGAGTACGTCAACCTGTACTCATCCAGCCAGGCCAATGGGGAGCTGGAGCTGCCTCCCTGCCTCAGA CCAATCGCTGCTGACGATGTCATTCAAGACCCCGCCCCACAAATGCACTCCTCCAATAGCAAGGAGGCTCTGGACAAGGACAG CAGGAGGCAGAAGTCGACAGACTCGGTCCAGAGCGATGAGGAGGAAGTGGATGAGCTCTCTCTCATCGACCACAAAGAGATCATGTCCCGGATAACACTCAAACAGGAG aatGACGATGGACCTGATGTGCGTGCTGGATCAGGGGATATTCTGTTAGTCCACGCCACAGAGACAGACCGCAAAG ATCTGGTGTTGTACTGTGAGGTCTTCCTGACCACATACAGGACCTTCATCAGCCCAGAGGACCTCATTAAGAAGCTCCACTACAG ATACACCAGGTTCTGTCACAGTCCAGACACGTTTAAGAAGCGGGTCAGCAAGAACACCTTCTTTGTGCTCGTTAGACTGGTGGACGAACTGTG TCTGGTGGAGTTAACAGAGGACATCCTGAAGCAGCTGATGGACCTGGTGTTCAGGCTGGTGTGTAACGGCGAGCTGAGCCTGGCCCGCGTGCTCCGCAAGAACATCCTGGACAAG GTGGAGCAGAAGAAGCTGCTGCGCTGCACCAACTCCCTCAAGCCGCTGGCCGCCCGGGGCGTGTCCGCCAG GCCCGGAACGCTGCATGACTTCCGCAGCCATGAAATCGCAGATCAGCTCACGCTCCTGGATGCAGAACTTTTCTACAACATCGAG atTCCTGAGGTGTTGCTTTGGGCCAAGGAACAGAACGAGGAAAAGAGTCCCAATCTGACTCAGTTCACAGAGCACTTTAACAATATGAGCTACTG GGTGCGCTCTCTAATCATTCAGCAGGAGAAAGGCCAGGACAGAGAGAAGCTGCTCCTCAAGTTCATTAAGATCATGAAG CACTTAAGAAAGTTGAACAATTTCAACTCGTACTTGGCAATACTGTCTGCCCTGGACTCAGCCCCCATCCGCAGACTGGAGTGGCAGAAACAGACATCAGAG GGATTGGAGGAATACTGCACTTTGATTGACAGCTCGTCGTCTTTCCGAGTGTACCGGGCGGCTCTGGCCGACGTGGAGCCTCCATGCATCCCATACCT cGGTCTAATCCTGCAGGACCTGACCTTCGTCCACCTGGGGAACCCTGATCTCATCGATGGGAAGGTCAACTTCTCTAAGCGCTGGCAGCAGTTCAACATCCTGGACAGCATGAGGCGCTTCCAGCAAGT GCATTATGAGCTGAAGCGCAACGACGACATTGTGTGCTTCTTCAACGACTTCAGCGACCACCTGGCCGAGGAGGCGCTGTGGGAGCTCTCACTGAAGATCAAGCCTCGAAACATCACCCGGAGGCGGACAGAGCGAGAAGAGAAGACCTAG